Within Populus trichocarpa isolate Nisqually-1 chromosome 6, P.trichocarpa_v4.1, whole genome shotgun sequence, the genomic segment aaccggttcaaaccggtttggctctgttttttggtttggctcagtttttttcggtttgggttctgttcggttcgatttttttggttttaggcttataaaactgaaccggtcagttttttcaaaattttaatcggtttaatcgatttctttttatgattcggtttttttttgtttttttcagttttctcaatttaatcgaTTTTCCAGCTTTTTTGCTCATCCCTGATATGGTCAATATATTAAGCATTTTCAGGCAAAGGGTCACCCAGGGAAATCTCCAATATTGATGGGGGTGGCAGGGTAAGTTATGGactatttattgattcttgatgCTCTGGCTTTCTGGTGTTCTTAAAGCAGAATTTATCAAAGATATAATACCTGTTTTCTGTATGAATTATTCAGTAATTGCAAGGAtcatttttgttcaaaaaaaaagttgaaaatttagatttaaattctCGACGAATTCCTTCAACcaaaacaaacaatgaaataCATACATTTAAAACTTTCAATGGCACGTTGTGTATATTGTCTGCGTAGAAGTTTATCAATGGAAGTTCCTTGTGTAAAAGTACTAGCTCGTccccacataattttttttgtaaggtgCAAATAAATTAGTGTTTTGTTATTCCAATGGCTAAACAACGGACCGTAAAATATTTAAcgaagtttttaaaaataaaataaaaaaggaatccATGAACTTACAATTCTATTTCAAAAAGAGATTGAAatccaaaatattgttttaatttcagaAATATAGAATTGTAAGAGAATAAAGGAGGGCGGGTTTTGGCATTCCTGTGGTGCTTGTGATCTTGTCAACTCCTTCATTCTTCTTGGCTTCTCCCATTTACGTCAAGTCAGAGGCTAAGGCAAGCTGGCTAGCTGAATTTGCTCGAGTTTTGGTGGCCTCCTTTAGAAATATAAGTATCAAATCATCATCCCAAGCCAAAGACGAGAGGTATCAAACCAAGGATTTTAAGAGGACTCCCAAAAGGTCATTGTTCTGTCTTATGTTTCTAAATAAAGCTTGCGTTATTCAAAACCCTGAAGAAAACTTGACCCCAGATGGAAGAGCTTCAGATCCATGGAATCTTAATTTGTGCAGTATATGATGAAGTAGCAGAAGAACTTAAAGCACTAATCAAGGTAATCCCAATATGGTCAACAGGAGTCTTGATGTCTACAAATGTACTTCAACACTCTTTTATAGTACTCCAGGCATCAACTATGGACCGATCGACTACATTTCAGTTATATATTTTCTCATCCCTCTAGCATAAAAAATGAGGAGAAAGCCAATTCGTCTCAGCTTAAAACAAAGAATAGGAATTGGCGTTCTATCGTCTTCTACTGCCATGCATGGCAGCATTGGAAATTATAGAGAGTGTCTGGCAAAAAACCTCAATCAAGGAAGGATTTTCAGACGACCCTAATGCCGTGCTACACATGTCAGCAATGTGGTTGTTGCtaaaaaattttcataaatgaGTTTTCTGAGGCTTCTGTGGTATTGTTCAGAACGAGTTCTTCTATACTGAGTTGCCTAAAAGCATGTCTAGTGTAGCCTCCAATCTGTTTGAGATGGGACTGTCTGCCGCAAAAGGTAGCGAGCTTGATAGTAACTGTTGTCCGCAACTTCACGCATCAAGGGAGAAGATCAGGAAAGTTGGCTTGCAAGCAACATCAACAAGGGGCATTATGAATGCAATCATTGGCTCCTTGCTGGTTTGAGTTTTTGGTTAACTTCATATATTATCTTGGTTGTAGCAAGGCTTACGGTCCTTGTAAGTGAGAGGATGGAAGCAATGATGCAGATGAAGGGGGAGTCTTGACAGGTGAGGATTGGTAGTTAAAAGTGAGGGAATTGTGTTAAATATTATCATGACTTTTAGCTGGATCTTCATACATATTTGTCCATGAGAACACAAACAATTTGAAAGAAACTCAAAGGTCTTGAATAAACAGCTTGGATTATTGATACTCACCAATACTTTTCTTCATTATTGCTTGCTCTTCTttccaatttaaatatttattagatttgatttcattatttattttatttaaattaatttataaaattcttttcttttttttcaatttcattaattttggaTAATGTCAGGTTAGGAGAGTGCTGTGCTAGAAGGGCAAAGGTAGATAGTGACCATGTCTGTCCTGACACAGAATTGAAGGTTGGAGTTGCTGAGAAGAAGTGGGGTCTCGCAAGGTAGATTCCTCGTTGCAGCAGTTTGAAGAGGAGCCACCCACTACTTACGTGTTGGGAATTTAAGGTTAAATTTGTAAGAGTTTACATTTTGGtctcaagattaaaaaaaaaagtttaattagaCCATTCAAACCAAGGGttatttaagagaaaataattatttttgcacTCCATAAATTAtgtattgtatttatttattattttatttgctctattttttttctatatcagCATTCCCACACCTAGAATTCTAATTCTGTCCCCCTTTATTGACTCGATTTATTTGTTTAGCATATtagtttatataatataatcgaGTGTTATAATACTCTTATATatattcacatatttttttattcaacaataaataatatttagtcaAAATCTTCATCTAACATTAACAATCCTGGATTCAAAGACACAAGTATCTCTCCttttaattatatgtgtgtgtgtcaatatatatcttttaattataatatggtttaatttatttaattattaaaaccatgaaaataatgtgtttagtattgtggtgcagtatactttttaaaaagtttttttcacttaaaaacatattaaaatatctctttaaagttttttttttaatcttaacattatctaattaaaaccattgaaaaaaataaaataaaagtattaatttaatatttttttaagataaatatatttttaaaacatatccaaatatattttcaaataaaaaaggaaatgtaATTTCTTCAAAGTTAGAGGGATGCCATTTCTCATAATTTTCTAATAAGTATTTGGTCAAATTAGAATATGAAATTCAAATCTACGTTTAGTTTGACTAATTACACACACACGCTATcccttgttttatatatatatatatatatatatatatatatatatatatatataaacaatattaGAGTTcactattaattaaattatagactTAATAAATCCATCCTCTAACCTTATCAGAATCACAGTAAATGCTtggttttcatttaaaaaaagaaatcaaatcccAAAACACTGCTAAGAACATAAACACATTGCACAAACGTGTGGATATACAACGAAAAAAAGAATCCAGGgactaaaaaggaaaaaaaaaaaaaaaaaccccaggCCAACGACTAGAATATTTGCGATACAGAGGTCATCGTTCAAAAGCCAAAATAGAGCAAACAAAAAGTCTGCAGCCACCACAATCGGACAAGCCACCAATTTGTACCAAAAGACCAAACCCTTGTCTTTATTTCTATCTCCTACCTTTGTCCAAATCTTGATCCTTGACAATtgataattcattaaaataataataaataaataaagcatttCTACGAGGGGCTGTCtattaaatatttcatttaattcttcGTCACGATTTCTTTCCTCACATGcgattgtttaatttttatgtttgtacgtgtgattgtgattattttttaaaatatattttatttagaaatatattaaattaatattttttattttttaaaaattattttttaatatcaaccatcaaaatgatctgaaaatactaaaaaaatattaatttaaaatataaaaaaaattaattaattttttcaaaaacatttttaaaacaaaaaaacaaaaaaatctaataataatagtgCTATGATGTCATTGCTTAGCACCAAAACTTTTGGGattattgtattatattttacAAATCACAATCATACGTGACTGCAAAAATTGGGGCAATAAATACAATTGGGTAGTTGGTGGAAGAAATTGTTAGTCATCACACATGAATCAGcctttcaaagaaaatataaatccCACGATTAGGACACCTAAAAGCATATCTATTCCATTTTCCATTATGAATTGAAGGGGAcgcttttcttttctatcctcatagttattaaatctaatctAGTTtactaaaaaatcttaataataatgaatataaaaaattaaattacaaaactaaaaaaaacatcatgaataaaaaaacaaaaaaaactgtatacttttcaaaaaaaaaaaaacgaaaaacccTACTGCTTCACCTTCCTCGTTATCATCTTCAAAAGTCCACTGCATGCTATACCCCTCTTTTTACCCTTTTAAGAAAAGTTGCAGTTTGTTTAGGAACTCCTTTTTAAGTGTAGAATTTGATTCAGTTGAATCTATTTTTGCTTAATTTGTTTGGACACTTCATGttcaagaatttaattattttcttttcaaaaccaCAAATTTTATGTGCAACTGACAAATCAGGCTAAAATGATATGATTTGTGGAACTTGTTGGGAATCCAGTGCTTCTGTGGAACTTATTCCAAACATTGTGTTTATACATAGTGTTTGTGTGTGATTCTTTCCACCTTACAATATACTATATGGTATTATAATACTGTTAGAGAAGAGGAAAAATGGAAAACTCAATAGTAGAGGAGAAGATGGTTCTCATCCCTAAGGACAAGGACCCCAGAAAGGGTGGCCTGAGGACCATGCCCTTCATCATAGGTAATTTCCAGAGTCTACTGTtaaaatttctttcttgttcatgATTTGTTCTTTGTTTCGGTTGAATCATGTTGGCTTCTTTGCTTTCTTGTTCTGTGAATTTATAGTTAATGAGGCATTTGAGCGGGTGGCTAGCTATGGGCTGATGCCAAATATGATATTCTACTTGATGAAAAACTATCGCATGGAGGCTGCAAGTGGGTCAACCATTCTCTTCTTGTGGTCTGCTATGTCTAATGGATTGTCCATTTTCGGAGCCTTCCTCTCCGATTCATTCATGGGTCGGTATCTGGTCATCTCTTTGGGATCATTCTGCAGCCTTCTTGTAAGTCCATTTCTTGCTATCATATTCACTGATTCTTTGTTTGCCTTGTTTCCAAGTTTCTAGGGAAAATAGGGGTTTCGAGTCTTGATTTCTTGATCTGCTCTGTTCATGCAGGGGATGATTCTTCTTTGGTTAACTGCCATGATCCCACAACTAACCCCTCCACCTTGTGACCGATTTACTAATGTCTGCAGCTCAGCTACTGCAGGCCAACTAGCTACTTTATTCTCCTCTTTCGGCCTTATATCAATCGGAGCCGGTTGCATAAGACCTTGCTCTATTGCCTTTGGGGCAGACCAACTAGACAATAAAGAGAACCCCAATAATGAGAGTGTCTTACAGAGTTTCTTTAATTGGTATTATGCTGCGACAGGATTATCAACAATTATAGCATTTACTGCTATTGTCTACGTTCAAGATAACCTCGGTTGGAAAGTTGGATTTGCTATTCCTGCAGTTCTCATGTTCTTCTCTGCTCTAATGTTTTTGGTGGGTTCTTCCCAGTACGTAAAAGTGAAGGCCTCCACGAGCTTATTTACTGGGTTTGTTCAGGTTTTAGTTGCAGCATTCAGGAACAGAAAGCTCAGTCTATCTCACAGTAGCATTGAACAGTATTATTACCACAGTGATGATTCTGAGTTCCAGATCCCCACGGTTAATTTAAGGTACAGCAATGTTGCTATTAGCACATTGATGAATCTAAGTTTTTCTCTGGATTAATGACAATCCAAATCAATTCTGTTTTAAGTAACATTAGATGACAAGTTGATTAACATTTCTCAACACTCTGTGCAGGTGTTTAAACCGAGCTTGTATCATAACAGACCCTGATAGGGATGTAAATCCGGATGGGTCAGCTTCAAATCCATGGAGTCTATGTACAGTTGATCAGGTAGAGTCACTGAAAGCTCTGCTTAGAGTCATCCCCATTTGGTCTACAGGCATCATGATGCAAATCAACTTAAATCAAAACTCATTTGCCACCCTCCAAGCAAATACCATGGACAGGCAAATCTTTAATTTTGAACTCCCAGCAGGATCTCTCAATGTGTTTCTGGTTCTCACTCTCACAATCTGGCTAACCTTCTATGACCGAATTCTGCTACCATTGTTAGCAAAATTCACTGGCAAGCAACGCGGCGGGCCTAGTCCTACAGTTAGGATAGGAATTGGTTTGCTAATCCCAATTGCAGCAAGGGCAATGTCAGCAGTAGTAGAAACCATAAGAAGGAGAACTGCTATTGAGGAAGGACTAGAAGACCAACCAGATGGTGTAGTGAACATGTCAGTAGTCTGGCTTTTGCCACCAATTATCCTACTTGGATTGGCTGAAGCTTTTAATTCAATTGGACAGATAGAATTCTACTACTCTCAGTTCCCTAAAAGCATGTCTAGCATTGCGGTGGCTATTTTCACTTTCGGAACTGCCATGGCTGACATGATAGGGAGTGGTTTGGTGGATGTTGTGGATAGAGTTACATCTAGAGGAGGGCAAGAGAGCTGGTTGTCTAGTAATCTTAACAAGGGTCGGTTAGATGATTATTACTGGCTGATTACTGTCTTGAGTATAATCAATTTTGTGTATTTTCTTGTTTGCTGTCGGACTTATGGACGCACTAAGGACGAAAAGGAGGAGCGTCTGCTGGAGTAGAAGCAAACCAATTTGATTATTACAAGGGTGTTGTCAAAAAATACTAGATTAATTAGACTATTCAACATGGATTGTTTAGTTTGTCTACCATACTAATAAAATTAGATGTCTTTTAAGTTTGGAAATTATATGTATCATGCAATCTAAGACTACGAATATAGAAAGCTTAACTTGTATACTATCTTGTTTTTAATAGGTTGCTACTATGTTTCACAAAAACATTTATGTTTAACAAAAATACTTGACAGTTATCTTTGGATAActtatatttatctttatttgatAAAACTAATGAACTAATGAACTAATAAtctaaagaaatttattttcattgacgcaaataatcatttaaaaatcaaagcaaatcaTTTCAACATTTAGAGATTATATTCAAAGCCACGGATATATATTTGCTTCTTAGATAGCAATGATATCCATAGCATTTGGCCAGACTGATCCTCAGGTTCATGCAAACCGCCCCACCCACACTCTGccatatttctttttctatttcaagtAGTGAAAAGGAGATTCCTTTGGTGGAACGAAAGCATGAGCCAACTGACTGTAAACCGGGGGGCTTGAAGAATGGAACAGAATTGTAAACTGCATCCAGATCAATGGGAACTCGAAGAGCACGTCTAAGGAGCTCTGGAGCAGATGTCTTGCCTTTCCAATTGGTAAACCATGGTCCTCCTCCAACTTCCACTGCTGCCATGTCACTCGTAACTTTCAAAATTACCTAATACAacgaagtttaaaagaataagaatatcTTATCCCAAAATGTGAGCAAAAATGGGACAACCTTCTGTAAACTATCAATGGTGAATACGGGTGACGAATCATGTTTGTACAACTAAGATTTAGATTTCTTGATCTCATGTCTCATAGCCAGTTGATTATTGATGCCACAGAAAAATGATTGCTGAGGTTAGAATCATGTAGCATGAACTGGAAAACTGAAAGTTACTACACACAATTTGATAAACAGACGGATATATTGGTATGATTAATAACATGTACCTTTCCCCTAGTTCCGTCCTGTCTCCACTCCCACATTTGCAATTTCAGAACACCAGAACATGTATCTATACAAGCTGGAGCAAGTATAGGTGTTCCCAAATCCTTTGCTCTTGCCTCCAATTTAACCTGACAAGAAGCAACATCTTACACCTCTAATAACTGTGCCGCCCTATATATCCAGTGTATTTTTCCAAACAAGACTTGAGACTTTCTGTAATATATGGATTTGCTAGTGCTTCGTGAATCCTGATTTTAAATTTCACTCATTCAAGCAGAAAACAATACTGGGAGGTTTTATAACGTGAGACTATTGGCACTAGCAGTCTagcacaaggaaagaagagatTGTTTTAACAGTTTTCCAAGTGTTTCTCGTTCTCTGCAGACATGTGCCAGTAACCCCATTGAGAAATTTCCCAATTCACAACACCGTTCCATGGCACAATTCATAGAAAATACCATCAGAATGTACTCCAATCTGCACCAGTAAACATCATGATGTGTGTTTATGATCCCAGCTTGTTAGAATTGTGAGCACTGTTGGCTCTTCTGATATTTCAGGATACCAAATGGCATTCTAAAGAAATCAAAATGTAGAGGTCCTAGAGGATGGCACAGATACAGTACTAATTAATCATAGTATTCTGGTATTTCATTCTTTCTACACCTTTTGGAATATTTTCCCTGGGAGAATTAAACACAGATTCAAaagatttaagagaaaaaaaaattaactggaATGGGAAAGTGGAGAAACAAGAGTGTAGAAATTGTTATAGAAAAGTACCAGTGCAGCATTTTCATGTATCTCAGAGCCAGCTGGTCCAGGCAACTGCCTCACTCCACCAGCTGCTGTCAAAGTAACCTCTCCTTTTGTACCTTCGAAGACATTACACTGAAGCTGCAGCAAAACATCAACAATTGAACATACAGACaattagattttcttttctttgccaTTATTTCCTTTTTCAGGCTACATATATGCAGACAATTACAGCTCACAGATGCTTCAGCGGCTCATTTTCTCGGGGATCATcctagaaaattaaataagcTCTATCCAATAAAAGACCTACCAGGAAATGATTTCTTAACAAATAATTTGCACTGATATACAGCACATTCAAAAGTGAGCCATCTGATCAGATTCAGGAAAAAAGCAGGTTCAATAACCACAGAAAAAGTCACTGCATCTTATAATGCATATTGGCCCAAGTAAAGCACCGCCATCCCAAATTCAggcatcaaaattataatttgaaaaacctTTTTACCTGGTAGCATATTTTGTATGTTGAAAATTAGATTAAGTCGTTCGTTCTCTATAATGGAACAAGCAACAATGAAACCTAAGTATATGGACTACAAGCGACTTGTGAAGAAACAAATGGATTTTCACCCAAAACAATTTTCTTGAGAAGGCTCCACCCCAGTTCTTTTCTGAACAAGAAGGATCATCTTTGAACTCAAATCTTTCGCCCTCCCACTCTATCCAGCCTGCAATCCAATCAAAATCCAACAATTATTCCCGAGAATACATCAGCTTCCATCACAATACTTTCTGCAAGACTGTCttctaaaaatattcaaaaaacattCTAATACAACCATCCCTCGAGCCTCTGAATGCTGTGGTCTCACATACTTAATCCCTCTTGACCCCTGGAGCAGCAGGAGGGCCCACTATTCAAACACTCAAGATCCATATTCTCTATACTCATTCAATGATCTTGTAGCATTGTCCATATCTCAGGagggaaggaaaggaaaagaaaggaaaaacgaAAGGATGGATACAAGAAGGAAGACCCACAGATCAATAAGAAGTAAGAGAATTTTACAAAGATAATCCTCTTTTTTTCTGATAAATAAACATCAAACAGCTTAACTAAAAGAtggatatcaaaaataatatgaacaaAAAAGCCGGATTATTAATTgccaaagaaaaataaggaaactAGTCAATGCCTGTTGAAAGCCCGCTTGCCGTGCATATTTGCCAATGAGGCTCGAATACAGGAAAAGCAGCAAGCCAACCTGCAGTAGAATTTTGTTTAGACCCAACGCTACCCCATCCATAAATGGGACGAGTCCTGTACTCCCAACGAGCAATTTTCACAGTTTTAACATAATCTGTCCTGCAATTAGAAGTTCTGCTCATGCCAAAATATCAATATTCAAACAAACTGAAAACAactgaagaacaaaaaaaaacatagtcaaTTTTCCAGCTCGCCAGCAAGAGTATGTTTGATCTTCAACCATTAGTCAGATGATCAGTTGGTCACCAACTCAAACAAAGACAGGGTGGTGGACTAACAGAGCATTTTAAGACTTAACCCATTAGCTTGGATCCTGAGGCATTGGAAAATGGGCTGATGTTCCTGCCACGTATAAGGCACAGGATTGTATTAAAAGCCACAGCTCAAGTTTCCGCAACCAGCTGTGACCATGACTATGATTTCCCTAATACACCATTGACATAAAGAAAAGGTATGCGATAAAACAAATCACAACAGTCCGATTCCCACAAAACTTCTGATCGTATATTACAGGAACAGCCCTCATAAATCTCTCAACTCAATCTCTAAGTATTATGGAAAGAGTGTCTCATGTAGGAATTACCTTGTATATGTATATACCTTATATAGCTTTGTTATCACGCGTAGTACAttctactattattattgtgcACAATCCTAAGCATATAAATACAAAAGAGGGCTGATATCATTGTTCGCATCTATGACTATTCATGCAAACCTATCTCTTAATTATTCATTGACCAAGTGGTCAAGAGTTCATCATAATACAAATAGAAAATTACTTTCTATGCATATGCTTGGATTCAAAGAATATTACTGTCTTTTTCATTAATAGTTCTTTTACATTTCGTCCCAGCACTTGCACGTTCATTCATTTTGAGTCATTGTAGAAATGAGATTATCCGCCCACGGCGAAGCGGCACCTTATCTAGTTGATAGTGATAGGCGTATTGATGtgaagaggggggggggggcgcaCCCTTTCTAGTTGATGAATGGGGGggcatttattgtttataactCCATCCAAGAAATTAGCTTAAAAAGATTGatcctttcttaatttttaggattctaatttaaaaaccactatttagaaaatttattaaattctttttaatatcaaattattataattataagaatcaaattaGGATGGTCTAAAACTCACCCAAGtccatctaaaaaaatttactagaaATAATGTTACTTTTTGTAATACTGGTTTTTCTATTGACGTAGCTTAGTATCGGGATGATAAGTTGACCGGTCAAGTCTGATTGAGTTTTGAAACtagattttatatattagattaatatgaaggatgtgtttttaaaattatcaaagaaatgAGAATTTTGAGTGATTAGTAAAAATTAACCAGTATAAAAACATCTCGTATCTTTgaattaagaaaatttatataaaaaaaacatgattattctaaaaaaaacaaatccagtCTTAAATATGACTAccaaataaaggaaaagaaaaccatataatttaatttcaacaaTTCATAAATTACAACCGTAAAGAGATACAGCACATGTTCTGTTATTTTTCAGTAGAAAAATGTCTCTCATTAAGAACACCATGAATGAAGGCAATTTCTTTAGGCATGGAATTAAGATACATATAGAACTTAAAACTTTGCAATCAGCGAGCTACTCATCATTAATTCTCCATTGCACCAATTGCTTGAGCAGTACCCAAGTGGTATAAAAAGTGCTGATAAGAAGATCATCATAATATTCTTCGAGTCAAAAGAGCTAGCTAAAAGCTTCTGTACGGTTCAAAACATGTCCAGCCTTCACTTTGAATTCGGAAAACGTGCATTCGAAGAAAGGTTTTGAAGCCAAAATGACATGATACAT encodes:
- the LOC7495701 gene encoding protein NRT1/ PTR FAMILY 1.2, which encodes MENSIVEEKMVLIPKDKDPRKGGLRTMPFIIVNEAFERVASYGLMPNMIFYLMKNYRMEAASGSTILFLWSAMSNGLSIFGAFLSDSFMGRYLVISLGSFCSLLGMILLWLTAMIPQLTPPPCDRFTNVCSSATAGQLATLFSSFGLISIGAGCIRPCSIAFGADQLDNKENPNNESVLQSFFNWYYAATGLSTIIAFTAIVYVQDNLGWKVGFAIPAVLMFFSALMFLVGSSQYVKVKASTSLFTGFVQVLVAAFRNRKLSLSHSSIEQYYYHSDDSEFQIPTVNLRCLNRACIITDPDRDVNPDGSASNPWSLCTVDQVESLKALLRVIPIWSTGIMMQINLNQNSFATLQANTMDRQIFNFELPAGSLNVFLVLTLTIWLTFYDRILLPLLAKFTGKQRGGPSPTVRIGIGLLIPIAARAMSAVVETIRRRTAIEEGLEDQPDGVVNMSVVWLLPPIILLGLAEAFNSIGQIEFYYSQFPKSMSSIAVAIFTFGTAMADMIGSGLVDVVDRVTSRGGQESWLSSNLNKGRLDDYYWLITVLSIINFVYFLVCCRTYGRTKDEKEERLLE
- the LOC18100669 gene encoding tocopherol cyclase, chloroplastic: MSRTSNCRTDYVKTVKIARWEYRTRPIYGWGSVGSKQNSTAGWLAAFPVFEPHWQICTASGLSTGWIEWEGERFEFKDDPSCSEKNWGGAFSRKLFWLQCNVFEGTKGEVTLTAAGGVRQLPGPAGSEIHENAALVKLEARAKDLGTPILAPACIDTCSGVLKLQMWEWRQDGTRGKVILKVTSDMAAVEVGGGPWFTNWKGKTSAPELLRRALRVPIDLDAVYNSVPFFKPPGLQSVGSCFRSTKGISFSLLEIEKEIWQSVGGAVCMNLRISLAKCYGYHCYLRSKYISVALNIISKC